A single genomic interval of Spirosoma taeanense harbors:
- a CDS encoding aminotransferase class V-fold PLP-dependent enzyme: protein MLSRRKLIKRLSSVPVLGGLVGGGLPLVATEALAAAPKRDLFKELGVRTFINAAGTLTYMTGSLMPDEVLEAINYGAKEFCLLDEIQDKVGEKIAQMVHSEAAVVTSGAFSGMTLGLAGILTGMDLKKVEQLPHLAGTGMKTEVICQKAHDIVYNHALTNTGCKIIPVETAEEVEKAINERTALMHFLHIEADKGKIMHEEWVALGKKHNIPTSIDIAADVPPVENLWRFNDMGFSFVVISGGKAMRGPQSAGLLMGKKDIISAARLHMPPRGFNIGRGMKVNKEEILGMYVALERFINQDHDKVWKSWEDGVAHVENTVKAVNGVETNVHVPPLGNHTPTLRIAWDPAKLRITGKELQEALRKGDPSIEVGGGGPSNISVTVWMMKPGQEKIVAKRIKEELSKVAA from the coding sequence ATGCTAAGCAGACGTAAACTCATCAAGCGCTTGTCGAGCGTTCCCGTTCTCGGCGGGCTGGTCGGCGGTGGCCTGCCCCTGGTTGCGACCGAGGCTCTGGCCGCAGCGCCTAAACGGGACTTGTTTAAGGAACTGGGCGTGCGCACGTTCATCAATGCCGCCGGTACGCTGACCTACATGACTGGCTCCCTGATGCCGGACGAAGTTCTGGAAGCCATCAACTATGGGGCGAAAGAATTTTGTCTGCTGGATGAGATTCAGGATAAGGTCGGCGAAAAGATTGCCCAGATGGTGCATTCCGAAGCGGCTGTCGTTACCTCCGGTGCGTTCTCCGGCATGACCCTGGGGCTGGCGGGAATCCTGACGGGGATGGACCTGAAAAAAGTCGAGCAACTGCCGCACCTGGCCGGGACCGGCATGAAAACCGAGGTTATTTGCCAGAAAGCCCACGACATTGTTTATAACCACGCCCTGACGAATACGGGCTGTAAGATCATCCCGGTCGAAACGGCCGAAGAGGTCGAGAAAGCTATTAACGAACGGACGGCACTCATGCATTTTCTGCACATCGAAGCCGACAAAGGCAAGATCATGCACGAAGAATGGGTGGCGCTCGGTAAAAAGCACAACATCCCTACCTCGATTGATATTGCCGCCGACGTGCCGCCGGTGGAGAATCTGTGGCGGTTCAACGACATGGGCTTCAGTTTCGTGGTCATTTCCGGGGGGAAAGCCATGCGGGGGCCTCAGAGTGCCGGTCTGTTGATGGGCAAGAAAGACATTATTTCGGCTGCCCGGCTGCACATGCCCCCGCGCGGGTTCAATATTGGCCGGGGTATGAAAGTGAACAAAGAGGAAATTCTGGGTATGTACGTAGCGCTGGAGCGGTTTATTAACCAGGACCACGACAAGGTCTGGAAGAGCTGGGAAGATGGAGTTGCCCATGTTGAAAACACAGTTAAGGCGGTCAATGGAGTCGAGACGAACGTGCATGTCCCGCCCCTGGGTAACCACACGCCAACCCTGCGCATTGCCTGGGACCCGGCCAAACTGCGCATCACGGGCAAAGAACTGCAGGAAGCCCTGCGCAAAGGCGACCCGTCCATTGAAGTAGGCGGGGGCGGTCCCAGCAACATCAGCGTCACGGTCTGGATGATGAAGCCCGGCCAGGAGAAAATAGTTGCCAAACGTATTAAGGAAGAACTGTCCAAAGTGGCAGCGTAA
- a CDS encoding RidA family protein, with protein MKAQRRSILKRLFASVAGVAGLGTATQVMAEPQAEKEVFNVVNHQDVPLFSGSTKLGNLVFVAGKGYHKEGDIKVHTDEVLKELEKELVKAGSSMEKVLKVNVYLHDLNDYKGMNEVYKGRFGSKPPVRTTVAVYGGVPGDSLVEMDCIAYI; from the coding sequence ATGAAAGCACAACGCCGTTCCATTTTAAAACGCCTTTTCGCTTCGGTCGCCGGGGTCGCCGGGTTGGGTACCGCCACGCAGGTGATGGCCGAACCCCAGGCCGAAAAAGAAGTCTTCAATGTCGTCAATCATCAGGATGTTCCTCTGTTTTCGGGTTCGACCAAGCTGGGGAATCTGGTATTCGTAGCGGGTAAAGGCTACCATAAGGAAGGTGATATCAAGGTACATACCGACGAGGTACTTAAGGAGCTGGAAAAAGAGCTGGTTAAGGCAGGTTCGTCGATGGAAAAAGTTCTGAAAGTAAACGTCTATCTGCACGATCTGAACGATTACAAGGGCATGAACGAGGTGTATAAAGGTCGGTTTGGCAGTAAGCCGCCCGTGCGCACAACTGTCGCTGTCTATGGCGGGGTGCCGGGTGACTCGCTGGTGGAAATGGATTGCATTGCCTATATCTAA